Proteins encoded in a region of the Candidatus Providencia siddallii genome:
- the xseA gene encoding exodeoxyribonuclease VII large subunit, with product MSIKQNNIIYSVSNINKNARKLLENQIGQIWLTAEVSNFSQPSSGHWYLTLKDDRSQIRAAMFRNQNLKLQFRPQNGSQILVKAILTIYEPRGDYQLIIEYMKPSGEGLLQQKFEQLKQTLMLEGLFEIIHKKHLPTPTNSIGIITSPTGAAIQDILKILQRRDPSLPIIIYPTQVQGDNAANQISHMIEIANLRKECDVIIIGRGGGTLEDLWAFNEEIVARAIFNSKIPIISAVGHETDVTISDYVADIRAPTPSAAAELVSRDQSEMIRQLKSSKQHIEIAMDYYLSNKQRIFAFFYHRLKQQHPELNLIKQKNKLNLLKQKLIQIIIKLLQLIILNFKKNEYNLLQNNLQTKIQKHQQNLISTKYHIQNLIITFLNDYNKRFISIYSKLETVSPLLTISRGFSISQTLDGTILKKIKQVKLGMTLLTRLSDGWVESKIFRIKNKI from the coding sequence ATGTCAATTAAACAAAACAACATTATTTATTCTGTTAGCAATATTAATAAAAATGCTAGAAAATTACTTGAAAATCAAATTGGACAAATTTGGCTTACAGCTGAAGTTTCTAATTTTTCTCAACCAAGTTCTGGTCATTGGTATTTAACATTAAAAGATGATCGTTCTCAAATACGAGCGGCAATGTTTCGTAATCAAAATTTAAAACTTCAATTTCGTCCTCAAAATGGAAGTCAAATATTAGTTAAAGCTATTCTTACAATATATGAACCACGTGGTGATTATCAATTAATTATTGAATATATGAAACCTTCAGGTGAAGGATTATTACAACAAAAATTTGAACAATTAAAACAAACTCTTATGTTAGAAGGACTTTTTGAAATTATACATAAAAAACACTTACCTACACCAACAAATAGTATCGGGATAATAACTTCACCAACAGGTGCTGCTATACAAGATATTTTAAAAATTTTACAAAGACGTGATCCATCTTTACCTATTATAATTTATCCAACTCAGGTACAAGGAGATAATGCAGCTAATCAAATTTCTCATATGATAGAAATTGCGAATTTAAGAAAAGAATGTGATGTGATTATAATTGGTAGAGGTGGTGGTACATTAGAAGATTTATGGGCATTTAACGAAGAGATTGTGGCGAGAGCTATTTTCAATAGTAAAATACCAATTATAAGCGCTGTTGGACATGAAACTGACGTAACAATTTCAGACTATGTAGCTGATATACGTGCTCCAACTCCGTCAGCTGCTGCAGAATTAGTAAGTCGTGATCAATCTGAAATGATACGTCAACTTAAATCATCTAAACAACATATTGAAATAGCTATGGATTACTATTTATCAAATAAACAACGTATATTTGCTTTTTTTTATCATCGTTTAAAACAACAACATCCAGAATTAAACTTAATAAAACAAAAAAATAAATTAAATTTATTAAAACAAAAATTAATTCAAATCATAATAAAACTATTACAACTTATTATTTTAAATTTTAAAAAAAATGAATATAATCTATTACAAAATAATTTACAAACTAAAATACAAAAACACCAACAAAATTTAATATCAACTAAATATCATATACAAAATTTAATAATTACTTTTTTAAATGATTATAATAAAAGATTTATTTCAATATATTCTAAATTAGAAACAGTAAGTCCATTATTAACTATTTCAAGAGGTTTCAGTATATCTCAAACTTTAGATGGTACAATTTTAAAAAAAATAAAACAAGTAAAATTAGGAATGACATTATTAACAAGACTTAGTGATGGTTGGGTCGAAAGCAAAATTTTTCGTATAAAAAACAAAATTTAA
- the guaB gene encoding IMP dehydrogenase — translation MLRIKKDALTFDDVLIVPAYSTVLPNSVKLSTKLTETICINIPIISAAMDTVTESNLAIALAQEGGIGFIHKNMSIKHQVEEVRRVKKYESGIVINPVTVSVDTTIRNVKELINRNGFAGYPVVSKENLLIGIITSRDIRFVTDLDQSVASVMTPKELLLTVKEGEAREVVLQKMHEKRVEKALVINDNFRLLGMITIKDFQKAEQKPNACKDSQGRLRVGAAIGVGEESERRADALISVGVDVLLIDSSHGHSNNVLKCIRKIRKKYPKLSIIGGNIVTAEGAKALIDSGVNAVKVGIGPGSICTTRIVTGVGVPQITAISDVSDALNDTGIPVIADGGIRFSGDISKAIVAGANCVMVGSMFAGAEESPGETILLKGRAYKEYRGMGSLGAMSNGSSERYFQNNNSIDKLVPEGIEGRVAYKGFLKEIVYQQMGGLRSCMGLTGCSTIEELRTKAEFIKISNASIKESHVHDITIVKEPPNYHLN, via the coding sequence ATGTTACGAATAAAAAAAGATGCTTTAACATTTGATGATGTGTTAATTGTTCCAGCATATTCAACAGTATTACCAAATTCAGTTAAATTGTCAACTAAATTAACTGAAACAATTTGTATAAATATTCCTATAATTTCTGCTGCTATGGATACTGTTACAGAATCTAATCTTGCTATTGCTTTAGCTCAAGAAGGTGGAATTGGTTTTATACATAAAAATATGTCTATTAAACATCAAGTTGAAGAAGTTCGTCGTGTCAAAAAATACGAAAGTGGAATAGTAATAAATCCTGTAACAGTCAGTGTTGATACAACGATACGTAATGTAAAAGAATTGATTAATCGTAATGGTTTTGCAGGTTATCCTGTTGTTTCAAAAGAAAATTTATTAATTGGTATTATTACTAGTCGTGATATACGTTTTGTAACAGATCTTGATCAATCAGTTGCTTCAGTTATGACACCAAAAGAATTATTATTAACAGTAAAAGAAGGAGAAGCTCGTGAAGTTGTTCTACAAAAAATGCATGAAAAACGTGTTGAAAAAGCTTTGGTTATTAATGATAATTTTCGTTTGTTAGGTATGATTACTATAAAAGATTTTCAAAAAGCAGAACAAAAACCAAATGCATGTAAAGATTCGCAAGGTCGTTTAAGGGTTGGAGCTGCTATTGGTGTAGGAGAAGAAAGCGAAAGACGTGCTGATGCTTTAATTTCAGTTGGTGTAGATGTATTACTTATTGATTCCTCTCATGGTCATTCTAATAATGTATTAAAATGTATTAGAAAAATTCGAAAAAAATACCCAAAATTATCTATAATTGGTGGAAACATAGTAACCGCTGAAGGAGCAAAAGCTTTAATTGATTCTGGTGTAAATGCTGTAAAAGTCGGCATTGGACCTGGTTCAATTTGTACAACTCGTATAGTAACTGGTGTTGGTGTTCCGCAAATTACTGCTATTTCAGATGTTTCTGATGCTCTTAATGATACTGGAATTCCAGTTATAGCTGATGGAGGTATTCGTTTTTCAGGAGATATTTCTAAAGCTATAGTTGCAGGAGCTAATTGTGTTATGGTTGGCTCTATGTTTGCAGGAGCTGAAGAATCTCCAGGAGAAACTATATTATTAAAAGGTCGAGCTTATAAAGAGTATCGTGGTATGGGTTCATTAGGTGCTATGTCTAATGGTTCTTCTGAACGTTATTTTCAAAATAACAATTCGATAGATAAGTTAGTTCCAGAAGGTATAGAAGGTCGTGTTGCTTATAAAGGTTTTTTAAAAGAAATAGTTTATCAACAAATGGGTGGTTTACGGTCTTGTATGGGACTTACAGGTTGTAGTACTATTGAAGAATTAAGGACTAAAGCTGAATTTATAAAAATAAGTAATGCTAGTATAAAAGAAAGTCATGTTCATGATATTACTATTGTAAAAGAACCTCCAAATTATCATTTAAATTAA
- the guaA gene encoding glutamine-hydrolyzing GMP synthase translates to MTKNIYASRILILDFGSQYTQIIVRRIREIGVYCESLKWNITEKEINDFSPNGIILSGGPESVTELNSSRVSNYIFNIGIPILGICYGMQIMAVQLGGVVEISNKREFGYANVEIIENCELFDNISDGINKNGNYILDVWMSHGDKIIKLPIDFKKVASTTNCLYAVIANDKKKFYGVQFHPEVTHTSKGVNILARFVKKICKCNLCWTTTTIVDDIINDLRNKIKNDYVLLAFSGGIDSSVTALLLHHAIGDKLFCVFVDNGLLRLNEAKETIDFFSKKFGLNIIKIQAEDRFLNALIGITDPEEKRKKIGNIFIEIFNEESIKYPNIKWLAQGTIYSDVIESGFSSIKKTHTIKSHHNVGGLPKKIKLSLIEPLKTLFKDEVYKIAIKLGLSNNVLYKHPFPGPGLGIRILGEIKKEYCDILRRADSIFIEELYKSNLYNKVSQAFAVFLPICSVAVMGDTRKYDWVISLRAVKTIDFMTAHWYQLPYNLLNKVSNRIINEVTGISRVVYDISGKPPSTIEWE, encoded by the coding sequence ATGACAAAAAATATTTATGCAAGCCGTATACTTATTCTTGATTTTGGTTCACAATATACTCAAATAATAGTTCGTCGTATTAGAGAAATTGGTGTTTATTGTGAATCTTTAAAATGGAATATTACAGAAAAAGAAATTAATGATTTTTCACCAAATGGTATTATTCTTTCTGGTGGACCAGAAAGTGTAACTGAATTAAATAGTTCAAGAGTTTCTAATTATATTTTTAATATTGGAATACCAATATTGGGGATATGTTATGGAATGCAAATTATGGCGGTTCAATTAGGTGGAGTCGTAGAAATTTCAAATAAGCGTGAATTTGGTTATGCTAATGTAGAAATTATTGAAAATTGTGAATTATTTGATAACATTTCAGATGGAATAAATAAAAATGGAAATTATATTTTGGATGTATGGATGAGTCATGGGGATAAAATAATAAAATTACCTATTGATTTTAAAAAAGTTGCTAGTACAACAAATTGTTTATATGCTGTTATTGCTAATGATAAAAAAAAATTTTATGGTGTGCAATTTCATCCTGAAGTAACTCATACTTCTAAAGGTGTTAATATTTTAGCTCGTTTTGTTAAAAAAATTTGTAAGTGTAATTTATGTTGGACAACAACAACAATTGTTGATGATATAATTAATGATTTAAGAAATAAAATAAAAAATGATTATGTTTTATTGGCATTTTCAGGTGGTATTGATTCTTCTGTTACTGCGTTATTATTACATCATGCAATTGGTGATAAATTGTTTTGTGTTTTTGTAGATAATGGTTTACTTCGTTTAAATGAAGCAAAAGAAACAATAGATTTTTTTTCAAAAAAATTCGGGTTGAATATTATTAAAATTCAAGCAGAAGATCGTTTTTTAAATGCATTAATTGGTATTACAGATCCTGAAGAAAAACGAAAAAAAATTGGTAATATTTTTATTGAAATATTTAATGAAGAATCAATTAAGTATCCTAATATTAAATGGTTAGCACAAGGTACTATTTATTCTGATGTTATTGAATCTGGGTTTTCTTCTATTAAAAAAACTCATACAATAAAATCTCATCATAATGTTGGTGGTTTACCAAAAAAAATAAAATTAAGTTTGATTGAACCATTAAAAACTCTTTTTAAAGATGAGGTATATAAAATTGCTATAAAATTAGGTTTATCTAATAATGTATTATATAAACATCCGTTCCCAGGACCAGGTTTAGGAATTAGAATATTAGGTGAAATAAAAAAAGAATATTGTGATATTTTACGTAGAGCTGATTCAATTTTTATTGAAGAATTATATAAATCAAATTTATATAATAAAGTAAGTCAAGCTTTTGCTGTTTTTTTACCAATTTGTTCAGTTGCTGTTATGGGTGATACTCGTAAATATGATTGGGTTATTTCTTTACGTGCCGTTAAAACTATTGATTTTATGACGGCTCATTGGTATCAATTACCATATAATTTATTAAATAAAGTTTCAAATAGAATTATTAATGAAGTAACTGGAATTTCTCGTGTAGTTTATGATATTAGTGGAAAACCTCCTAGTACAATTGAGTGGGAATAG